One stretch of Planococcus sp. PAMC 21323 DNA includes these proteins:
- a CDS encoding RrF2 family transcriptional regulator, which yields MHMKPGVEQSVYAVLLLNMLPEKAVLPGEAISQQLGTSPTYFQKLLRKLVSAGLITSVPGVKGGFKLNKKPADINVFDIYVAIEGQQSLYSPSGVLGDLLELDEPESCCLLTELMVEAESAWRSRMEQETIESLSQKMKEQRFQKKTTELAEWLEQKRVI from the coding sequence GTGCATATGAAACCAGGTGTAGAGCAATCGGTATATGCAGTGTTGTTATTAAATATGCTTCCGGAGAAAGCTGTTCTTCCGGGTGAAGCAATTAGTCAGCAGTTAGGAACTTCTCCAACGTATTTTCAAAAACTATTAAGAAAACTGGTCAGTGCAGGCTTAATCACATCTGTACCGGGAGTCAAAGGCGGATTTAAACTTAACAAGAAACCAGCAGATATTAATGTGTTTGATATATATGTTGCCATCGAAGGTCAACAATCGCTTTATTCACCGAGCGGAGTATTAGGTGATTTATTGGAACTTGACGAACCGGAATCTTGCTGCTTATTGACAGAGCTAATGGTAGAAGCTGAAAGTGCATGGCGCTCCCGTATGGAACAAGAAACAATCGAATCTCTTTCACAAAAAATGAAAGAACAGAGATTTCAAAAGAAAACAACCGAGTTAGCCGAATGGCTTGAACAAAAACGAGTGATTTAA
- a CDS encoding chromate transporter, with protein sequence MIYWYLFLAFFIPGILGYGGGPASIPLVEKEVVDRYEWMTTQEFGEVLALGNALPGPIATKMAGYIGYEEGGILGAVVALFASVAPSLILMVILMVTLLKYKDSPKVKNITKLVRPVIAVLLGAMTLQFFMTSIDSSGTVQTVILIVLSYWLLEIRKVHPALVILMALVYGAVSGLV encoded by the coding sequence ATGATTTACTGGTACCTCTTTTTAGCATTTTTTATTCCAGGGATATTGGGATATGGTGGTGGACCGGCTTCGATTCCACTGGTGGAAAAAGAAGTAGTTGATCGCTATGAGTGGATGACGACACAAGAATTTGGAGAGGTTTTAGCGCTAGGCAATGCGTTGCCAGGACCTATTGCAACTAAAATGGCAGGTTATATAGGATATGAAGAGGGCGGGATTCTTGGAGCAGTTGTTGCGTTATTTGCTTCAGTAGCGCCGTCTCTTATTCTCATGGTGATCTTGATGGTCACTCTTTTAAAATACAAAGATTCTCCGAAGGTTAAAAATATCACCAAATTAGTGCGACCGGTCATCGCAGTGTTGCTTGGTGCAATGACACTTCAGTTTTTCATGACGTCTATCGATAGCTCGGGTACAGTACAAACGGTAATATTAATTGTTCTTAGCTATTGGTTACTAGAAATCAGAAAAGTCCATCCTGCGCTCGTCATTTTAATGGCACTTGTTTACGGTGCCGTGTCGGGTCTTGTGTAA
- a CDS encoding chromate transporter, with protein sequence MGSSKLKINKDLFLAFFRVGLLGFGGGPAAIPLFHREAVVNYKWMTEDEFGDTLALGNTMPGPIATKMAGYIGYRVNGLVGCIVALIATVVPTVVLMIILLGILQKYKNLEWVNSMSAAVVPVVGVMLAIMTWDFFQKSGKSLGMGRAIVFTGIAIVLLEFLTIHPAIVILGILIVSLTSFKKGGDSK encoded by the coding sequence ATGGGGAGTTCCAAGCTGAAAATTAATAAAGACTTGTTTTTAGCATTTTTCCGGGTAGGTCTTCTTGGATTTGGAGGTGGACCTGCTGCGATTCCACTTTTTCACAGGGAAGCGGTCGTCAATTATAAATGGATGACAGAAGATGAATTTGGAGATACCTTGGCCTTAGGAAATACAATGCCAGGCCCCATTGCTACTAAAATGGCAGGTTATATTGGGTATCGGGTTAACGGTTTGGTGGGGTGTATTGTAGCATTGATCGCTACCGTCGTTCCTACTGTCGTATTAATGATTATCTTGTTAGGTATTTTACAAAAATACAAAAATCTTGAATGGGTCAATAGCATGTCTGCAGCTGTAGTTCCCGTTGTAGGAGTTATGCTTGCTATTATGACGTGGGATTTTTTCCAGAAGTCAGGCAAGTCTTTAGGAATGGGTCGCGCTATTGTGTTTACGGGGATTGCAATTGTCTTATTAGAATTCTTAACCATTCATCCCGCAATTGTTATTTTAGGGATTTTAATCGTTTCCTTAACTTCCTTTAAAAAAGGAGGAGACTCAAAATGA
- a CDS encoding gamma-glutamyltransferase family protein, with the protein MDYLHNPFASQRQTVFSKKGMVATSQPLAAQAGIEVMQNGGNAIDAAIATAAALTVVEPTSNGIGGDAFALVWVKDKLHGLNSSGPAPKSISPEAVKALGFEKMPTFGLVPVTVPGVPAAWAELSKRFGKLSLAEALKPAIRYAEEGYPLTPILGKYWQAAYAKYKESFTSEEYQGWFETFAPNGRAPEIGEMWSSPGHAKTLTDIGQTDARSFYEGAIADKIDSFMKKHQGFLSKEDLEAFKPQWVEPVSTDYRGYKVWEIPPNGQGMVALMALNIFKKLEQPKWQSAETYHEQIEVMKLAFTDGKAFITEPENMPVSTEHLLSEEYATARAKTIGEKASDPEPYELPKGGTVYLSAADEEGNMISYIQSNYMGFGSGIVIPGTGISLQNRGADFSLDPEHPNVLAGGKRTFHTIIPGFLTKDDKAVGPFGVMGGYMQPQGHFQVVTNTIDYLMNPQAALDAPRWQWIEGKTILVEPDFPNYLAQALSRKGHQIQVATDGGSFGRGQIIWRNPKTGVLAGGTESRTDGSVAVW; encoded by the coding sequence ATGGATTATTTACATAACCCGTTTGCATCACAAAGACAAACCGTATTTTCAAAAAAAGGAATGGTGGCCACATCACAACCATTAGCTGCACAAGCTGGCATTGAAGTCATGCAAAATGGTGGGAACGCCATTGATGCGGCGATTGCCACTGCTGCCGCTTTAACGGTTGTAGAGCCAACTTCAAACGGAATCGGTGGAGATGCTTTTGCTTTAGTTTGGGTAAAAGACAAACTCCACGGCTTAAATAGTTCAGGTCCTGCACCCAAAAGCATTTCTCCGGAAGCGGTCAAAGCACTTGGTTTTGAAAAAATGCCGACATTCGGCTTAGTGCCTGTGACAGTTCCTGGAGTGCCAGCTGCATGGGCTGAATTATCGAAGAGATTTGGTAAATTATCACTTGCAGAAGCCTTAAAGCCTGCGATTCGATATGCGGAAGAAGGCTATCCGTTAACACCAATTCTTGGGAAGTATTGGCAAGCAGCTTATGCCAAATACAAAGAATCTTTCACGAGCGAAGAATACCAAGGCTGGTTCGAGACATTTGCACCAAACGGTCGCGCACCAGAAATTGGCGAAATGTGGTCGTCTCCAGGTCATGCTAAAACATTGACTGACATTGGACAAACCGATGCTCGTTCTTTTTATGAAGGCGCCATTGCAGATAAAATCGATAGTTTTATGAAAAAACACCAAGGGTTTTTATCGAAAGAAGATTTAGAAGCGTTCAAGCCGCAATGGGTTGAACCCGTTTCAACAGATTATCGCGGGTATAAAGTGTGGGAAATTCCACCGAATGGACAAGGCATGGTTGCTTTAATGGCTTTGAACATCTTCAAAAAACTCGAACAACCTAAATGGCAATCTGCGGAAACGTACCATGAGCAAATCGAGGTGATGAAACTTGCGTTTACGGACGGCAAAGCATTTATTACAGAACCAGAAAATATGCCTGTCAGCACAGAGCATTTACTATCTGAAGAATACGCAACCGCACGTGCGAAGACCATTGGTGAAAAGGCATCTGATCCTGAACCGTATGAATTGCCTAAAGGTGGAACCGTTTATTTATCTGCGGCCGATGAAGAAGGCAATATGATTTCTTATATTCAAAGCAATTATATGGGATTTGGTTCAGGAATTGTTATTCCAGGAACGGGAATTAGCTTGCAAAACCGTGGAGCGGATTTTTCGTTAGATCCAGAACATCCTAATGTATTGGCTGGCGGTAAACGAACTTTCCATACAATTATTCCAGGATTCCTGACAAAAGACGACAAAGCTGTAGGGCCATTTGGTGTTATGGGTGGTTATATGCAGCCACAAGGTCATTTCCAAGTAGTTACCAATACGATCGATTACTTAATGAATCCACAAGCAGCGCTCGATGCTCCGAGATGGCAATGGATTGAAGGAAAGACTATTTTAGTTGAACCAGATTTCCCGAATTATTTGGCACAGGCGTTATCCCGAAAAGGTCATCAAATTCAAGTAGCGACAGATGGCGGAAGTTTTGGGAGAGGTCAAATTATTTGGCGCAATCCTAAAACAGGTGTATTAGCCGGCGGCACTGAATCACGTACAGATGGTTCGGTGGCTGTTTGGTAG
- a CDS encoding GNAT family N-acetyltransferase → MISKLNHQDEQIAKKIYQIQQAAYRIEAELMGFNDIPQLHETVQELQKSKELFIGYSQEQLQGVISYQVEEETVDIHRLVVDPIYFRQGIGKKLVSYLLKKYRGYKFTVSTGTANKPAIGLYKMFGFQESNLIQVAPNIYCTQFYLNN, encoded by the coding sequence ATGATTAGCAAACTAAACCACCAAGATGAACAGATTGCGAAAAAAATTTATCAAATTCAACAAGCTGCTTATCGCATAGAAGCTGAATTGATGGGCTTTAATGATATTCCACAACTTCACGAGACTGTTCAAGAATTACAAAAAAGTAAAGAACTTTTTATCGGATACAGTCAAGAACAACTGCAAGGAGTTATTTCTTATCAGGTAGAAGAAGAAACAGTCGATATTCATCGATTAGTAGTCGACCCAATATATTTTCGGCAAGGTATTGGGAAAAAACTGGTGAGTTATTTGCTGAAAAAATATCGAGGATACAAATTTACAGTTAGTACCGGAACCGCTAATAAACCAGCAATTGGACTTTATAAAATGTTTGGCTTTCAAGAGTCAAACTTGATCCAAGTAGCCCCAAATATTTATTGCACTCAATTTTACTTAAATAATTAA
- a CDS encoding patatin-like phospholipase family protein gives MIMKSGIVLEGGGMRGVYTGGVLEKLLEESVFVDYVIGVSAGACHASSYISRQNGRNREVTIGYVNHPEYLSVKNLLTKRELFGMDLIFNKIPNSLVPFDYHRFDNSTEEFVVGVTDCLTGKAVYFEKQKRPEDVLTIVRASSSLPLMSQPVEFGGKLLMDGSIADPLPIRKALSDGVTKPIIILTREKGYRKKKSRFAGIMPAFVRQYPAIAKTMENRHLNYNESIELIEQMERDGLAVVIRPKDLYKIKGLERNPVKLETLYNQGYHDATEKFDDILNFLQN, from the coding sequence CTGATTATGAAAAGTGGAATTGTGCTTGAGGGCGGTGGCATGCGAGGCGTTTATACGGGTGGTGTACTCGAAAAGCTTTTGGAAGAAAGTGTTTTTGTGGACTACGTGATTGGTGTTTCAGCCGGAGCCTGCCATGCATCTTCCTATATTTCAAGACAAAATGGCCGGAACCGAGAAGTCACAATTGGCTATGTTAATCACCCAGAATACCTTTCGGTTAAAAACTTACTGACAAAGCGTGAACTTTTTGGCATGGATCTAATTTTTAATAAAATTCCAAACAGCTTAGTGCCCTTTGACTATCATCGCTTTGACAACTCCACAGAAGAGTTTGTTGTAGGGGTAACAGATTGTTTAACAGGGAAAGCAGTTTATTTTGAAAAACAAAAACGTCCGGAAGATGTACTAACGATTGTAAGAGCTTCAAGTTCCTTGCCGTTAATGTCGCAACCAGTAGAGTTTGGTGGAAAACTTTTAATGGACGGAAGTATTGCAGATCCACTGCCTATCCGGAAAGCGTTATCCGATGGAGTGACTAAGCCCATTATTATTTTAACAAGAGAAAAAGGCTATCGGAAAAAAAAGAGTCGATTTGCTGGAATCATGCCAGCGTTTGTTCGGCAATATCCAGCGATCGCAAAGACCATGGAAAATCGGCATTTAAATTATAACGAATCAATAGAGCTTATCGAACAAATGGAACGAGATGGTTTAGCAGTGGTAATTCGACCAAAAGATTTATACAAAATTAAAGGATTAGAGCGAAATCCTGTGAAATTAGAAACGCTCTACAATCAAGGTTATCACGATGCCACAGAAAAATTTGATGATATCCTTAATTTTCTTCAAAACTAA
- a CDS encoding SOS response-associated peptidase, with amino-acid sequence MCGRYSLFTDYTVLIERFNIEEATLSKDEYSVSYNIAPSQQVIAIVNDGDKNRLGQLRWGLIPPWAKDEKIGYKMINARSETVAEKPSFRNAFKKKRCIVVADSFYEWQQKDGEKVPMRIKLRTGEPFAFAALWESWKAPDGQIVKSCSILTTAPNKLMESIHDRMPVILSKADEKTWLDPRVEDIETLKALLKPYQAKEMEAFRVSQEVNSPKNNKPELIEKVG; translated from the coding sequence GTGTGTGGAAGATACTCATTGTTTACTGATTATACGGTGTTGATCGAGCGTTTTAATATTGAAGAAGCAACATTGAGCAAAGATGAATATTCCGTTAGTTATAATATTGCACCTTCTCAACAAGTGATTGCGATCGTAAATGATGGTGACAAAAACCGATTAGGTCAATTGCGGTGGGGATTAATACCGCCTTGGGCAAAAGATGAGAAAATTGGTTATAAAATGATTAATGCTCGCTCAGAAACAGTAGCGGAAAAACCTAGTTTTCGTAATGCCTTCAAAAAGAAACGTTGTATCGTGGTAGCTGACTCTTTTTATGAATGGCAGCAAAAAGATGGCGAAAAGGTTCCGATGCGTATCAAATTAAGAACTGGAGAGCCTTTTGCTTTTGCAGCCCTTTGGGAATCGTGGAAAGCGCCAGATGGTCAAATAGTGAAGAGTTGTTCGATTTTGACAACCGCTCCAAACAAATTAATGGAGTCAATTCATGATCGAATGCCGGTAATTTTATCAAAAGCAGATGAAAAGACTTGGCTAGACCCACGAGTAGAAGATATCGAAACTTTGAAAGCTTTACTAAAACCTTATCAAGCAAAAGAAATGGAGGCATTTCGTGTTTCTCAAGAAGTGAATTCTCCCAAAAATAATAAGCCGGAGTTGATTGAAAAAGTCGGTTAA
- a CDS encoding MFS transporter — protein sequence MDSPRYTVKDRQFWKIILSLLFASLFIFANMYAVQPLLPVFVEEFQVSVSTASLSLSLTIVGLIIGLIVLGFFSDRNGRKSYIVYSLLGSAIPFFIIPLTDSFSILLLLRFIQGFALAGVPAAALAYISEEIDRKNIAYATALYISSNALGGMLGRFLTGFLTDHFSWQISFYAFAVTGLFIFVIVLYLLPPSQNFKSSQVSFAKDIAGFLFHLKNPALLVVFGLGTVLQTSFTGIWTYLPFYLEASPFSMSLQAISYLFFAYGIGVIGSPMAGRVAEKFGLRNVRLAGVFILSAGIFMTLSPYLWMIVVGLCVTCLGFFTAHALTAASVSQQATHHKGSASSLYLVSYYIGVAAGSSLLSPLWTSGGWTGLVLFSAILPLLYIMAITLYRKKAGSPRR from the coding sequence ATGGATTCCCCGCGATATACGGTTAAAGACCGTCAGTTCTGGAAAATCATCCTCAGTCTCCTTTTCGCTTCTTTATTTATTTTCGCTAATATGTATGCTGTACAGCCTTTGCTGCCAGTCTTTGTAGAAGAATTTCAAGTTTCAGTTTCCACAGCTAGCTTGTCTTTATCACTAACCATTGTCGGCTTAATAATCGGACTAATTGTTCTCGGATTTTTTTCTGATCGCAACGGCAGAAAATCGTATATTGTTTATTCTTTACTCGGTTCAGCCATTCCTTTTTTCATCATTCCTTTGACCGATTCATTTTCTATATTATTACTTCTTCGTTTTATTCAAGGCTTTGCACTAGCAGGTGTTCCTGCTGCTGCTCTCGCGTACATCAGTGAGGAAATCGATCGAAAAAACATTGCTTATGCGACTGCTCTTTATATTTCTAGTAACGCGCTCGGTGGGATGTTGGGACGTTTTTTAACAGGCTTTCTAACTGACCATTTCTCGTGGCAAATTTCTTTTTATGCTTTTGCGGTGACGGGACTCTTCATATTTGTTATTGTCCTTTATTTACTACCACCATCACAGAATTTCAAATCTAGCCAAGTAAGCTTTGCAAAAGATATAGCCGGCTTCTTGTTTCACTTAAAAAACCCTGCTCTACTCGTGGTTTTTGGTCTTGGTACAGTTTTGCAAACTTCTTTTACAGGTATTTGGACGTATTTGCCTTTTTATCTAGAAGCCTCTCCGTTTTCTATGTCGTTGCAGGCGATATCGTATTTGTTTTTCGCTTATGGTATCGGTGTCATTGGATCGCCAATGGCTGGTCGTGTTGCTGAAAAATTCGGCTTACGCAATGTCCGCCTGGCAGGTGTATTTATTTTATCTGCTGGAATTTTCATGACACTTAGTCCGTATCTTTGGATGATTGTTGTTGGCCTTTGTGTCACTTGCCTCGGCTTTTTCACTGCTCACGCCTTAACTGCTGCTTCTGTCAGCCAGCAAGCAACTCACCATAAAGGCAGTGCTTCGAGCCTTTATTTGGTATCGTATTATATAGGTGTTGCAGCAGGTAGTTCTTTGTTAAGTCCTTTATGGACCTCCGGTGGTTGGACTGGCCTAGTGCTATTTAGCGCTATTTTGCCGCTTCTTTATATAATGGCCATTACTTTATACCGAAAAAAAGCAGGCTCTCCCCGGAGGTGA
- a CDS encoding SLC13 family permease: protein MISTTWNWMWEKHDQVKDAFRFFTNPSSGIPDDRDRAEDAGSYDERKKNRSYNTPQLIGLFLGPLLFILTLLFFNPDGLPPEAKAILASTIWIATWWITEAIPIPATSLLPIILFPMTKGLDVSATTSAYGSDTIFLFMGGFMIALTMEKWDLHKRIALTIISVIGTNTERIILGFMVATGFLSMWISNTATAMMMVPIGLAIIYQVSEALKYNTSIDTSKENFSFGKALMLGIAYSASLGGIATLIGTPPNTLLAGAVNEIYGIEISFAQWMLFGVPLAWIFIFVAWIYLVKVAYPQKLKHLPGGSEVIRQQKADLGGASYEEKAVFVVFIAVALAWISRSFILDAFAPNIEMTDATVGLIAAMVLFIIPSKNKKGDHLLDWATAVKLPWGILLLFGGGLAIAAGFTSSGLSEWIGNQLIGLQGVNVLIIVLVVAALVLFLTEITSNTATASMMFPIMASLAVALSIHPYALMVTAAVAASCAFMLPVATPPNAVVFGSGYLKISDMAKAGFALNIFGIFFVALAVFYFLPLVWGIDLMSIPPDFLK, encoded by the coding sequence ATGATTTCGACAACATGGAATTGGATGTGGGAAAAACATGATCAGGTAAAAGATGCATTCCGATTTTTTACCAATCCTAGTTCTGGCATACCTGATGATCGAGACCGGGCCGAAGATGCCGGATCTTATGATGAGCGCAAAAAAAATAGGAGTTACAATACACCGCAGTTAATCGGTCTGTTTCTCGGTCCACTCCTTTTTATCTTAACTTTACTATTCTTTAATCCTGATGGACTGCCACCTGAAGCAAAAGCGATACTGGCCAGTACAATTTGGATTGCGACTTGGTGGATTACAGAGGCCATTCCGATTCCTGCAACATCACTCCTGCCAATTATTCTTTTTCCAATGACTAAAGGGCTCGATGTAAGCGCTACAACTTCAGCGTATGGCAGTGATACAATCTTTTTATTTATGGGTGGTTTTATGATTGCCCTGACAATGGAGAAATGGGATTTGCATAAGCGAATTGCCTTAACGATCATTTCTGTAATTGGAACGAATACGGAGCGCATTATTCTCGGTTTCATGGTGGCAACAGGATTCCTGTCAATGTGGATTTCCAATACGGCTACGGCGATGATGATGGTGCCAATTGGCTTAGCCATTATTTATCAAGTATCGGAAGCTCTAAAGTATAATACTTCGATCGATACTTCAAAAGAGAATTTCAGCTTTGGTAAAGCTTTAATGTTAGGAATTGCCTATTCTGCATCTCTTGGAGGAATTGCCACATTAATCGGAACACCTCCGAATACGTTGCTTGCAGGTGCAGTGAATGAAATTTACGGTATTGAAATCTCTTTTGCACAGTGGATGTTGTTTGGTGTACCATTAGCGTGGATTTTTATATTCGTTGCTTGGATTTATCTAGTGAAAGTTGCTTATCCGCAAAAGTTGAAGCATTTACCAGGGGGAAGCGAAGTAATACGTCAGCAAAAAGCGGACTTAGGTGGAGCTTCTTATGAAGAAAAAGCAGTCTTTGTCGTTTTCATAGCGGTGGCACTTGCTTGGATCAGCCGCTCATTTATCTTGGATGCATTTGCACCCAACATAGAAATGACAGATGCAACAGTAGGCTTGATTGCTGCGATGGTGTTATTCATTATTCCTTCAAAAAATAAAAAAGGCGATCACTTACTAGACTGGGCAACCGCTGTTAAGTTACCTTGGGGTATTTTACTGTTATTTGGTGGTGGACTGGCTATCGCTGCTGGATTTACAAGCTCCGGGTTGTCTGAATGGATCGGTAATCAGTTGATTGGGTTACAAGGCGTTAATGTTCTCATCATTGTTTTGGTAGTAGCTGCGCTCGTGTTGTTCTTGACCGAAATTACTTCAAACACAGCTACGGCTTCGATGATGTTTCCAATCATGGCATCACTTGCAGTCGCTCTTAGCATTCACCCTTATGCACTGATGGTAACAGCAGCTGTTGCAGCATCTTGTGCATTTATGTTGCCAGTCGCAACACCACCAAATGCGGTCGTATTTGGCTCTGGATACTTAAAGATTTCAGATATGGCCAAAGCGGGTTTTGCGCTTAATATCTTTGGGATTTTCTTTGTCGCACTGGCGGTCTTCTACTTCCTACCGCTTGTTTGGGGAATAGATCTGATGTCGATTCCACCGGATTTTCTTAAATAA
- a CDS encoding metal-dependent hydrolase: protein MTGKTHIIGGIAASLAFAQVTNYDPLLLVGAGVVGAVIPDICHSGSKIGRTLPALSKIINRLFGHRTFTHSLLFLALAAFLLESFMTIEAISAGLLVGMISHIVLDMATKRGVKLFFPFKWTVRFPVTATTGGTSEYLVFALLSLLTVYFGYGVFLPL, encoded by the coding sequence ATGACAGGAAAAACACATATTATTGGCGGTATAGCAGCAAGTCTTGCTTTTGCACAAGTTACGAATTACGATCCACTCCTATTAGTAGGAGCTGGGGTAGTAGGAGCGGTAATTCCAGACATTTGTCATAGTGGCAGTAAAATAGGTAGAACGTTGCCGGCATTATCAAAAATAATCAATCGTCTTTTTGGACATCGAACATTTACACATAGTCTGTTGTTTCTAGCGCTGGCTGCTTTTTTGTTGGAAAGCTTTATGACTATTGAGGCGATATCAGCTGGATTGTTAGTTGGGATGATCAGTCATATCGTATTGGATATGGCGACCAAAAGAGGAGTTAAATTATTCTTTCCTTTCAAGTGGACAGTTCGCTTTCCAGTAACAGCCACTACGGGAGGCACTTCCGAATATTTAGTGTTCGCACTGCTTTCACTTCTAACCGTCTACTTTGGTTACGGTGTCTTTCTTCCGCTATAA
- a CDS encoding HD domain-containing protein has product MGIHRFFTSLNDLERIIRAPGMFKFEEHNVAAHSWKVSQYAMFFATIEERAGREIDWKSLYEKTINHDFAEVFIGDIKTPVKYASPELKEMIAKVEEGMMEKFILREIPEEFHDVFFERMKEGKDDTVEGRLLELADKLDQFYEAFAELKRGNTDKEFVVMYRIALTKLLGLPLPASVEYFKKVMLDDVINEDTAIDVKELTRKIIAEH; this is encoded by the coding sequence ATGGGAATTCACCGTTTTTTTACTTCATTAAACGATTTAGAACGAATTATCCGTGCACCTGGAATGTTCAAATTTGAAGAACATAATGTTGCAGCCCATTCATGGAAAGTAAGCCAGTACGCAATGTTTTTTGCAACTATTGAAGAACGTGCTGGACGAGAAATCGATTGGAAATCTTTATATGAAAAAACGATAAATCACGATTTTGCAGAAGTGTTTATCGGAGATATTAAAACACCCGTCAAATATGCTTCTCCTGAACTAAAAGAAATGATCGCAAAAGTAGAAGAAGGCATGATGGAAAAGTTTATCCTCAGAGAAATTCCAGAAGAATTTCACGATGTTTTTTTTGAACGTATGAAAGAAGGAAAAGACGATACTGTAGAAGGACGTTTGCTAGAATTAGCAGATAAGCTAGATCAATTTTACGAAGCTTTTGCTGAGTTGAAACGAGGCAATACAGATAAGGAATTTGTCGTCATGTACCGAATTGCTTTAACGAAATTGCTCGGTCTTCCGTTACCTGCAAGTGTTGAATATTTTAAAAAGGTAATGCTTGATGATGTCATTAATGAAGATACTGCCATCGATGTCAAAGAACTTACACGTAAGATCATTGCTGAGCATTGA
- a CDS encoding hemolysin family protein, with amino-acid sequence MDPILILNLALLVLLIALTAVFVGSEFAVVKVRMSRIDQLIDEGNKKAVLVKKITNDLDYYLSACQLGITITALGLGWLGKPTVERLFYPLFEMLDVPSSASTIISFVLAFSLVTFLHVVIGEMAPKSLALQFTERMTLLLSPFLYWFGKIMYPFIFILNGSARILLRIFGVEPAKEDQAHSEEELKIIMAQSFQSGEINQTELSYMQNIFAFDERSAKDVMIPRTQMIAFADDLTNEELLSQIRDHRFTRYPIARDGDKDDLIGFINAKEILTHYAIDGQFDMLELVHDLPYFHETTPLQSALVRMQKDRTHIALVIDEYGGTSGLITMEDILEEIVGEIRDEFDAEEDEEIIKESDSRYLLNGRVLLKDLEERFGFNFEDSEDIDTIAGWIQHQLIEAETGDLFVKEGCQWSIVEMENHHILKVACDILPKTP; translated from the coding sequence TTGGACCCCATACTTATACTGAATTTAGCATTGCTCGTCTTATTAATCGCGTTAACGGCTGTTTTCGTCGGATCTGAATTTGCTGTCGTTAAAGTCCGGATGTCGCGCATCGATCAATTAATCGATGAAGGAAATAAAAAGGCTGTACTGGTTAAAAAAATTACCAATGACTTAGATTATTATCTATCGGCGTGTCAGCTTGGTATCACGATTACTGCACTTGGACTAGGCTGGTTGGGAAAACCAACAGTTGAACGTCTTTTTTATCCTTTGTTTGAAATGCTCGATGTTCCTTCTTCCGCATCGACCATCATCTCATTTGTTTTAGCTTTCTCGTTAGTAACATTCCTACACGTTGTCATAGGGGAAATGGCACCAAAATCATTAGCCCTTCAATTTACTGAACGGATGACACTTTTGCTGTCACCTTTTTTGTATTGGTTCGGCAAAATTATGTATCCCTTTATTTTCATATTGAATGGCTCTGCTCGTATTCTATTACGAATTTTCGGAGTTGAGCCTGCTAAAGAAGACCAAGCCCATTCTGAAGAAGAACTAAAAATCATTATGGCCCAAAGTTTCCAAAGCGGTGAAATCAATCAAACCGAATTGTCGTACATGCAGAATATTTTTGCCTTTGATGAACGCAGTGCAAAAGACGTGATGATCCCACGAACACAAATGATTGCCTTTGCAGATGATTTAACGAACGAAGAACTTCTCTCGCAAATCCGTGATCATCGCTTTACGCGTTACCCCATCGCAAGAGATGGAGACAAAGACGACCTTATTGGATTTATCAATGCAAAAGAAATTTTAACGCATTATGCGATCGATGGACAATTTGATATGCTGGAACTTGTCCATGATTTACCTTACTTCCATGAAACGACACCTCTTCAAAGCGCACTTGTGAGAATGCAAAAAGATCGTACGCATATTGCACTTGTAATTGATGAATATGGTGGTACTTCTGGTTTGATTACGATGGAAGACATATTAGAGGAAATTGTTGGAGAAATTCGTGATGAGTTTGACGCAGAAGAAGATGAAGAAATTATTAAGGAAAGCGATTCGCGCTATCTTCTGAATGGTCGTGTCCTGTTAAAAGATCTGGAAGAGCGTTTCGGTTTCAACTTTGAAGACAGCGAAGATATCGATACGATTGCCGGCTGGATTCAGCATCAGCTAATTGAAGCTGAAACAGGCGATCTTTTTGTAAAAGAAGGCTGCCAATGGTCGATTGTCGAAATGGAAAATCATCACATCTTAAAAGTTGCTTGTGACATCTTACCAAAAACACCTTAA